A single Loxodonta africana isolate mLoxAfr1 chromosome 12, mLoxAfr1.hap2, whole genome shotgun sequence DNA region contains:
- the FOXL3 gene encoding forkhead box L3, translating to MFDSSQYPYNCFNYDADDFPAGSSNEEKQLSRPAYSYIALIAMAIQQSPAGRVTLSGIYDFIIHKFPYYRANQRAWQNSIRHNLSLNSCFVKVPRAEGHEKGKGNYWTFAGGCESMLDLFENGNYRRRRRRRGPKRGLLDEGVGDTGAGGAGESRGSPQPSGALRSPAPALPAAPLTPTSPTKLGKEDHRAIKFSIDYILSSPGPRSPHPRQEGKHPQLESQQMNFHFWTM from the exons ATGTTTGACAGCTCACAGTACCCCTACAACTGTTTCAACTACGACGCCGACGACTTCCCGGCAGGCAGCTCCAACGAGGAAAAGCAGCTCTCGCGGCCAGCGTACAG CTACATCGCGCTGATCGCCATGGCCATCCAGCAGAGCCCGGCGGGCCGCGTGACCCTGTCGGGCATCTACGACTTCATCATCCACAAGTTTCCCTACTACCGCGCCAACCAGCGCGCCTGGCAGAACTCCATCCGCCACAACCTGTCCCTCAACAGCTGCTTTGTCAAG GTGCCCCGGGCCGAGGGCCATGAGAAGGGCAAGGGCAACTACTGGACGTTCGCCGGCGGCTGCGAGTCGATGCTCGACCTCTTCGAGAACGGGAACTACCGGCGTCGGCGCAGGCGGCGTGGCCCCAAGCGCGGCTTGCTGGACGAGGGGGTCGGGGATACTGGCGCGGGCGGCGCAGGGGAATCCCGCGGTTCCCCCCAGCCCTCCGGTGCGCTCAGGTCCCCGGCCCCAGCCCTCCCTGCTGCGCCCCTGACCCCCACCAGCCCCACCAAGCTGGGGAAGGAAGACCACCGCGCCATCAAGTTCAGCATCGACTACATCCTGTCCTCCCCTGGGCCCAGGTCTCCCCATCCCAGGCAGGAGGGCAAACACCCTCAGCTGGAGTCTCAGCAAATGAACTTCCATTTTTGGACAATGTGA